The segment TCCACATCGCGGTGACGGTGACGAACCACCCGCCGACGGCGAACGCGGGCGGGACCTATTTCGGTGCGACCAACCGGCCGCTCCAGTTCCACAGCACCGGCACATCCGATCCGGACGCGGGCCAGAATCTGACCTATGCCTGGGATTTCGGTGACGGCGCGACGTCGAACGATCCGAACCCGGTGCATACGTACCTGGCCCCGGGGAGCTTCGTCGCCGGCCTTCGGGTCTGTGACGACGGCTCGCCGCAGCTCTGCGATGATGATTTCGCCGCGGTCACGATCCAGACCGAGATCGGCGCGCAGCTCCTTCTCGAGAACTTCAGCTCGACGATCGACGTGAGGAAGACCGGTGCTCGCAGCACGAAGCTCGGCATCGAGGAGGTCCTGCTTCCGTATACGGATCTCAATCCGGCGTCGATTCGGATCTCGCACACGGGCCCTGCCGGCTTCGTGACCGAGTGCGCGGCGGACACGCGGTTCTTCGTGTACGGCGACATGGACGCGGACGGCGTGACGGATATCGACGTCCGGTTCACGAACAAGTGCCTCTCGAACCTGTTCAACAACATTCCGAACAACAGCGTGGCGACGATCGTGGTGACCGGAACGTTCCAGGAGTCGGGCGGTACGGTTCCGCTGCACGCGGAGCGCGCGGTGACGATTCTGGTGAAGCACCGCACCACGCCGATCCTGGCGATGGCGAACCCGAATCCGTTCAATCCTGAGACGTCGATTTCCTACACGGTGAAGAACGACGGGCCGGTGACGATGCGGATCTACGGGGTAGACGGTCGGCTGGTTCGGACGTTGAAGAGCGGTGAGGAGACGGTGGCGGGGACGCACGAGGTTCGCTGGAACGGGATGAGCGACCAGAACCGTCACGTACCGTCGGGCATCTACTTCGTGAAGACGAGCCAAGTGGTGGGCGGTGCGGTGGAGTCGGCATCGTTCAAGGCGACGCTGCTGAAGTAGAAGTCGAGCTTCT is part of the Candidatus Eisenbacteria bacterium genome and harbors:
- a CDS encoding PKD domain-containing protein, which gives rise to MSNRAVVRVALLGLLVFALAPGIAAAAGQGQDLTEMLASNAASQATAVSGPVIMVSPASLDYGVVNNGSTGSLTLNIANTGDATLHISSMAYSDGAYTSPSVTTVANGSSVNVSVSFSPVDGNSHPGTLTIMSDASNGTQTVNLAGQGNSAPTLNPIGDKTVTAFTTLAFTVTGSDADDTVDDVLSFSMGTGLPPSATFNSGTGEFSWSPTSAEAGNYTTTFTVSDGRLSDSEIVHIAVTVTNHPPTANAGGTYFGATNRPLQFHSTGTSDPDAGQNLTYAWDFGDGATSNDPNPVHTYLAPGSFVAGLRVCDDGSPQLCDDDFAAVTIQTEIGAQLLLENFSSTIDVRKTGARSTKLGIEEVLLPYTDLNPASIRISHTGPAGFVTECAADTRFFVYGDMDADGVTDIDVRFTNKCLSNLFNNIPNNSVATIVVTGTFQESGGTVPLHAERAVTILVKHRTTPILAMANPNPFNPETSISYTVKNDGPVTMRIYGVDGRLVRTLKSGEETVAGTHEVRWNGMSDQNRHVPSGIYFVKTSQVVGGAVESASFKATLLK